Proteins encoded by one window of Glycine soja cultivar W05 chromosome 15, ASM419377v2, whole genome shotgun sequence:
- the LOC114387959 gene encoding importin subunit alpha-2 gives MSLRPNARTEVRRNRYKVAVDADEGRRRREDNMVEIRKSKREESLQKKRREGLQAQQQFPTPLQASSIVEKKLESLPAMVAGVWSDDNSQQLEATTQFRKLLSIERSPPIEEVIQAGVVPRFVEFLVREDFPQLQFEAAWALTNIASGTSENTKVVIDHGAVPIFVKLLSSPSDDVREQAVWALGNVAGDSPRCRDLVLSHGALIPLLAQLNEHAKLSMLRNATWTLSNFCRGKPQPPFEQVRAALPALERLVFSNDEEVLTDACWALSYLSDGTNDKIQAVIEAGVCPRLVQLLLHPSPSVLIPALRTVGNIVTGDDMQTQTIINHGALPCLLSLLTHNHKKSIKKEACWTISNITAGNRDQIQAVIEAGLIAPLVNLLQNAEFDIKKEAAWAISNATSGGTHEQIKYLVSQGCIKPLCDLLVCPDPRIVTVCLEGLENILKVGEAEKSLGNTGDVNLYAQMIDEAEGLEKIENLQSHDNNEIYEKAVKILETYWLEDDDETLPAGDGAQPGFNFGNNDLPVPSGGFNFS, from the exons ATGTCGCTGAGGCCGAATGCTAGAACCGAGGTTCGCCGCAACCGCTACAAGGTGGCGGTGGACGCCGACGAGGGTCGCCGGCGGAGGGAGGACAACATGGTTGAGATCCGCAAGAGCAAGCGCGAAGAGAGCCTCCAGAAGAAGCGCCGCGAAGGCCTCCAAGCTCAGCAGCAGTTCCCCACTCCTCTCCAAGCCTCCTCCATTGTCGAGAAAAAG tTAGAGAGTCTTCCTGCGATGGTAGCTGGAGTGTGGTCGGATGATAACAGCCAGCAATTGGAAGCGACCACGCAGTTCCGGAAACTGCTTTCGATTG AGCGCAGTCCTCCGATTGAGGAAGTTATTCAAGCTGGGGTTGTGCCTCGGTTTGTGGAGTTTCTTGTTAGGGAGGATTTTCCTCAACTACAG TTTGAGGCTGCGTGGGCTCTCACGAACATTGCATCTGGAACTTCTGAGAATACCAAGGTGGTGATTGATCATGGGGCGGTGCCGATATTTGTCAAACTACTTAGTTCGCCCAGTGATGATGTTCGGGAGCAG GCAGTATGGGCGTTGGGAAATGTTGCTGGTGACTCCCCAAGGTGTCGTGATCTTGTTCTTAGTCACGGTGCCCTGATCCCATTGTTGGCCCAGTTGAATGAGCATGCAAAACTTTCCATGTTGAGAAACGCCACATGGACCCTTTCAAACTTCTGCAGGGGCAAGCCACAGCCTCCATTTGAGCAG GTGAGGGCAGCGCTTCCTGCTCTAGAACGATTGGTTTTTTCCAATGATGAAGAAGTCTTGACAGATGCATGCTGGGCGCTATCATATCTTTCCGATGGAACAAATGACAAAATCCAAGCCGTTATTGAGGCTGGTGTTTGTCCCAGACTGGTGCAGCTCCTTCT GCACCCATCCCCTTCAGTGCTGATTCCTGCTCTTCGCACAGTTGGAAATATTGTGACGGGAGATGATATGCAGACTCAG ACTATCATCAATCATGGTGCGCTCCCATGCCTCTTGAGCCTGTTGACAcacaatcataaaaaaagtaTCAAGAAAGAAGCATGCTGGACCATATCAAACATTACGGCTGGAAACAGAGATCAGATACAG GCTGTTATTGAAGCTGGTCTGATTGCCCCCCTTGTCAATCTTCTTCAAAATGCTGAATTTGACATAAAAAAAGAAGCTGCTTGGGCAATCTCAAATGCTACATCTGGCGGTACCCATGAGCAGATCAa GTATTTGGTGAGCCAGGGTTGCATCAAGCCTCTCTGTGATCTGCTTGTTTGCCCCGACCCAAGAATTGTCACTGTCTGTTTAGAAGGTCTTGAGAATATTCTGAAGGTTGGGGAAGCTGAGAAGAGCTTGGGTAATACTGGAGATGTCAACTTGTATGCTCAGATGATAGACGAAGCAGAGGGATTAGAGAAAATTGAAAACCTGCAGAGTCATGACAACAATGAAATATATGAAAAGGCTGTTAAAATTCTTGAGACATACTGGTTGGAAGACGATGATGAGACACTACCTGCAGGCGATGGTGCTCAACCCggttttaattttggaaacaatGATCTTCCGGTTCCATCTGGTGGATTCAACTTTAGTTGA
- the LOC114388341 gene encoding protein FAR1-RELATED SEQUENCE 11-like encodes MSEGTSLVLESSENGTDLSQDDIGTIEEIAEETILSRQTSVNLVPFIGQRFVSQEAAYEFYCSFAKQCGFSIRRHRTRGKDGVGRGVTRRDFTCHCGGYPQIKPSDDGKVQRNRKSSRCGCQAYMRIVKRSDFDVPEWRVTGFRNIHNHELLKSNEVRLLPAYCPISPDDKSRICMFAKAGMSVRQMLRLMELEKGIKLGCLPFTEIDVRNLLQSFRNVDRDNDAIDLIAMCKRLKDENHNFKYEFKIDSNNRLEHIAWSYSSSIQSYEAFGDAVVFDTTYRVEAYDMLLGIWLGVDNNGMTCFFSCALLRDENIQSFSWALKAFLGFMKGKAPQTILTDHNMWLKEAIAVELPQTKHAFCIWHILSKFSDWFSLLLGSQYDEWKAEFHRLYNLEQVEDFEEGWRQMVDQYGLHANKHIISLYSLRTFWALPFLRHYFFAGLTSTCQSESINAFIQRFLSVQSQLDRFVEQVVEIVDFNDRAGATQKMQRKLQKVCLKTGSPIESHAATVLTPDALSKLQEELVLAPQYASFLVDEGRFQVRHHSQSDGGCKVFWVACQEHISCSCHLFEFSGILCRHVLRVMSTNNCFHIPDQYLPARWRGNNSSSVNHYRGTTSRDQSERIQFLESMVSTFLVESIETEERLDVACEQISMALSRIKTFPRSPHGVNDIAYSYPSDSLILPQVEDTDGMIHGFTITNPHDSITTGKLKERRARDGVDLTRKRRQFSLPSCAQYGHDVSDCSIMAGDNMSGDALGYL; translated from the exons ATGTCGGAAGGAACCAGTCTGGTGCTGGAATCATCTGAAAATGGCACAGATTTGTCTCAGGATGACATTGGCACCATTGAGGAAATAGCAGAGGAAACAATTTTGTCTAGACAAACTTCTGTCAACCTTGTTCCTTTTATTGGTCAAAGATTTGTCTCTCAAGAAGCAGCTTATGAATTTTATTGCAGTTTTGCTAAGCAATGTGGCTTTTCAATCAGACGACACCGGACTCGAGGGAAAGATGGGGTTGGCAGGGGAGTTACAAGGAGGGATTTTACTTGCCATTGTGGTGGATATCCCCAGATTAAACCTTCTGATGATGGGAAGGTGCAAAGGAACCGCAAATCATCTCGCTGTGGTTGCCAAGCATACATGCGTATTGTGAAAAGGTCAGATTTTGATGTCCCTGAATGGCGTGTTACTGGTTTTAGGAACATTCATAATCACGAGTTGTTAAAATCCAATGAGGTGCGTCTTCTTCCAGCATATTGTCCCATATCTCCTGATGACAAGAGTCGTATATGCATGTTTGCTAAAGCTGGAATGTCAGTAAGGCAGATGCTAAGATTGATGGAGCTAGAGAAAGGCATCAAACTTGGTTGTCTTCCTTTTACAGAGATAGATGTAAGAAACCTGTTGCAGTCTTTCAGAAATGTGGATAGAGATAATGATGCCATTGATTTGATTGCTATGTGCAAGAGGTTAAAGGATGAAAACCACAACTTCAAGTATGAATTCAAGATAGATAGTAATAACAGGCTTGAACATATTGCATGGTCCTACAGTTCATCCATTCAATCATATGAGGCATTTGGTGATGCTGTGGTTTTTGATACAACCTATCGTGTAGAAGCTTATGACATGCTGTTGGGAATTTGGCTTGGTGTGGACAATAATGGAATGACTTGTTTCTTTAGTTGTGCACTTCTACGGGATGAAAACATTCAGTCTTTTTCGTGGGCTCTAAAG GCTTTCTTGGGCTTCATGAAAGGAAAAGCTCCACAAACAATATTGACAGATCATAACATGTGGCTGAAAGAAGCTATTGCAGTTGAATTGCCTCAAACTAAACATGCCTTTTGTATATGGCATATTCTTTCTAAGTTCTCTGACTGGTTTTCTTTACTTCTTGGATCACAATATGATGAGTGGAAAGCTGAATTCCACCGGCTCTACAATTTGGAACAGGTGGAAGATTTTGAAGAGGGCTGGAGGCAAATGGTGGATCAATATGGACTCCACGCAAATAAACATATTATTAGCCTATATTCATTAAGGACATTTTGGGCACTACCATTCTTGAGGCATTACTTCTTTGCAGGATTGACCAGTACATGTCAGTCTGAATCCATTAATGCTTTCATCCAACGGTTCTTGAGTGTGCAGTCTCAATTAGATCGATTTGTGGAGCAA GTGGTTGAAATTGTTGATTTTAATGACCGAGCCGGAGCAACGCAAAAGATGCAAAGGAAACTGCAGAAAGTGTGCCTCAAAACAGGTTCACCTATTGAATCCCATGCTGCCACTGTCCTTACTCCTGATGCCTTAAGTAAACTCCAGGAAGAGCTAGTTTTGGCGCCACAATATGCATCCTTTCTGGTTGATGAAGGTCGTTTCCAGGTCAGACACCACTCTCAGTCAGATGGAGGATGCAAAGTATTTTGGGTTGCTTGTCAAGAGCACATCAGCTGCAGCTGCCATTTGTTTGAGTTTTCAGGCATCTTATGTAGACACGTGCTACGGGTCATGTCAACTAATAACTGTTTTCACATTCCTGATCAATATTTACCAGCCCGTTGGCGAGGCAATAATTCATCTTCTGTTAACCACTACCGTGGTACAACCAGTAGGGATCAGTCTGAAAGGATACAATTTTTGGAATCCATGGTTTCAACGTTTTTAGTGGAATCCATTGAAACAGAGGAACGCCTGGATGTTGCTTGCGAGCAAATTTCCATGGCGCTATCACGCATCAAAACCTTTCCTAGGTCCCCACACGGGGTGAATGACATTGCATATAGTTATCCATCAGATTCATTAATCCTGCCACAGGTAGAAGATACTGATGGAATGATTCACGGCTTTACAATCACAAATCCCCACGATTCTATCACTACTGGAAAGCTAAAGGAGAGAAGAGCAAGAGATGGAGTCGATCTCACTAGGAAGCGCAGGCAGTTCTCCTTGCCATCGTGTGCTCAATACGGACATGATGTGTCTGATTGCTCAATAATGGCGGGTGACAATATGAGTGGAGATGCATTAGGATACTTGTAG